From a region of the Aeoliella mucimassa genome:
- a CDS encoding sugar-binding domain-containing protein yields MHLFLIQTGVRPARLSFVGLAALMAVVLLSQMEPTNASDGSSAKAELAGTWNFAIDRDDIGIAERWFASTLPDQIDLPGILQSQGYGNEITTDTPWVLGLGGEWWKLQSPELRQAFSQPGRVEVPFLSQPIRHYLGAAWYQRVIHTPSDWQGQRVELFLERPHWQSTVWIDDQEIDTQRSLVAPHRFELGILSPGSHRLTVRLDNRMIVSDPKGNNGHTPDAHAVSDALGATWNGIAGSIELRATPPVWLADVQAFPNVEDKTVRLAIAIGNLTGEAGTGVVSVAGVQKQVDWQHDGGQANVEVVLKPNASTWSEYAPNLQQLQVLLESPVGTDSQQVTFGFREITWQGTTPLINGREVNFRTTHFGLDFPLTGYPATDVESWKQIIRRCQEFGLNGIRFHSCCPPEAAFTAADELGFYLQPECGLWSPFYPDGVFTKFLEEETALLLRAYGNHPSFVMFSPSNEPSGRYTQVTPEWASRWYQRDPRRLYAAGTGWNRPEQVFGGPQFAGLVRFGKGELRNESGWFGKDFRTALEGVEIPVLAHEIGQWCAYPDFDVIDKFTGYMQPSNYRIFRYIAERNGVADLNKPFAEASGKFQLACYKEELEANLRTPGLAGHQMLDIRDYLGQGTALIGVLDAFWDPKSYVTAEQFRRFHSQTVPLVRLHQRIFQTNDTLECDAELYHFGEQTLNGAQPYWKVMDAGGNVLAAGQWEARDIARGKCQPLGKVKCQLESLPAPATYRLVVGLEGTSIENDWNFWLYPESQPTTESKEVLLTSRWSEAKAELAQGGTVLFNPGERDLPESQSPRMRRTPVFWNIQMTVRPPRNPLPRFDAMLGMLCEAEHPALASFPTESHCDWQWTSIVNGVRSVNLTHAPQDLQPIVYAIDDWNRNWRLGVIFECRVEHGRLLVCSIPLDRQSPVTEQLRESLLQYAAGEAALPMATLTPQQADALWTANIAEAEAPGERTFDPDLDDGSGGNKKP; encoded by the coding sequence ATGCATCTCTTCTTGATTCAAACAGGTGTTCGACCTGCTCGCTTATCGTTTGTTGGTCTTGCTGCGTTGATGGCAGTCGTGTTGCTTTCGCAAATGGAGCCCACGAATGCAAGCGATGGCTCCTCGGCGAAAGCTGAGTTGGCAGGCACATGGAACTTTGCCATCGATCGCGACGATATTGGGATCGCAGAGCGATGGTTTGCAAGCACGCTGCCCGACCAAATCGACTTGCCAGGCATCCTGCAATCGCAGGGGTATGGTAACGAGATCACCACCGACACCCCTTGGGTGCTCGGTCTCGGTGGGGAGTGGTGGAAGCTACAGTCACCGGAACTACGCCAGGCCTTCTCACAGCCAGGGCGTGTAGAGGTGCCATTTCTATCTCAGCCGATTCGTCATTATCTGGGGGCGGCCTGGTACCAGCGTGTGATCCACACCCCCAGCGACTGGCAAGGCCAGCGTGTTGAATTGTTTCTGGAGCGGCCCCACTGGCAATCGACCGTGTGGATCGACGATCAGGAGATCGATACGCAGCGGAGCCTGGTTGCTCCGCATCGATTCGAGCTGGGCATCCTCTCGCCGGGTAGCCATCGTTTAACAGTACGCCTCGACAATCGAATGATCGTCAGCGATCCGAAAGGTAACAACGGGCACACGCCCGATGCTCACGCGGTGTCCGACGCGTTGGGAGCCACCTGGAATGGAATCGCGGGAAGCATCGAACTGCGGGCGACTCCTCCGGTTTGGTTGGCCGATGTGCAAGCGTTTCCCAACGTAGAAGACAAGACCGTGCGTCTGGCCATCGCCATCGGCAATCTGACCGGCGAAGCCGGCACCGGAGTTGTATCCGTAGCGGGTGTGCAGAAGCAGGTGGACTGGCAACACGACGGCGGGCAGGCGAATGTCGAAGTCGTGCTGAAACCAAACGCTTCGACTTGGAGCGAGTACGCACCCAACTTGCAGCAATTGCAGGTGCTGCTCGAGTCACCGGTAGGGACGGACTCGCAGCAAGTGACGTTCGGCTTTCGTGAGATTACCTGGCAAGGCACTACTCCGCTAATCAACGGGCGCGAGGTGAACTTTCGCACGACGCATTTTGGCCTCGACTTTCCTCTGACGGGGTATCCGGCGACCGACGTCGAGTCGTGGAAGCAGATCATTCGGCGCTGCCAGGAGTTTGGGCTCAATGGCATTCGCTTCCATTCATGCTGTCCTCCCGAAGCGGCGTTTACCGCGGCCGATGAGTTGGGTTTTTATCTGCAACCAGAGTGCGGGCTATGGTCTCCGTTCTATCCCGATGGAGTCTTCACGAAGTTCCTCGAAGAAGAAACCGCCTTGTTGCTCCGCGCATATGGCAATCATCCTTCGTTCGTGATGTTCTCGCCTTCGAACGAACCGTCGGGTCGCTACACGCAAGTAACGCCAGAGTGGGCGAGTCGTTGGTATCAGCGTGATCCCCGGCGACTTTATGCTGCTGGCACTGGTTGGAATCGCCCCGAGCAAGTGTTCGGCGGGCCACAGTTTGCTGGGTTGGTTCGCTTCGGCAAAGGGGAACTTCGCAACGAGTCCGGATGGTTCGGTAAGGATTTTCGCACCGCGCTTGAAGGGGTGGAGATCCCCGTGCTGGCCCACGAGATTGGCCAATGGTGTGCTTATCCCGACTTCGACGTGATCGACAAGTTCACAGGCTATATGCAGCCGTCGAACTATCGCATCTTTCGTTACATCGCCGAACGCAACGGGGTGGCCGATCTGAATAAGCCATTTGCCGAGGCTTCCGGCAAGTTCCAATTGGCTTGCTACAAGGAAGAACTGGAGGCCAACTTGCGGACCCCCGGTTTGGCAGGGCACCAGATGCTCGACATCCGCGACTATCTGGGGCAAGGAACCGCATTGATCGGAGTGCTCGATGCCTTCTGGGACCCAAAGAGCTACGTCACCGCCGAACAGTTTCGGCGATTCCACAGCCAGACCGTCCCATTAGTGCGATTGCATCAGCGGATATTCCAGACGAATGACACGCTGGAGTGCGATGCGGAGCTCTACCACTTCGGAGAGCAAACGCTCAACGGTGCGCAGCCTTATTGGAAGGTGATGGATGCTGGGGGCAACGTACTCGCCGCTGGGCAATGGGAAGCGAGAGACATCGCCCGCGGGAAGTGTCAGCCGCTCGGGAAGGTGAAGTGCCAGCTTGAGTCACTGCCTGCCCCAGCCACTTATCGATTGGTGGTTGGTCTCGAAGGGACCTCGATCGAGAACGACTGGAATTTCTGGTTGTATCCCGAATCGCAACCGACAACGGAGTCAAAGGAGGTGTTGCTCACCAGTCGTTGGTCGGAAGCGAAAGCGGAGCTAGCACAAGGCGGGACCGTGTTGTTCAATCCCGGCGAGCGGGATTTGCCCGAGTCGCAGTCGCCGAGAATGCGGCGGACGCCGGTCTTCTGGAATATCCAGATGACCGTCCGCCCACCTCGCAATCCGCTCCCGCGGTTCGACGCCATGTTGGGGATGTTGTGCGAGGCCGAGCATCCCGCGCTAGCGAGTTTTCCGACAGAGAGTCACTGCGACTGGCAATGGACTTCCATCGTCAACGGAGTGCGATCCGTGAATCTCACCCACGCCCCGCAAGATCTTCAGCCGATTGTCTATGCGATTGACGATTGGAATCGCAACTGGCGATTGGGCGTGATCTTTGAATGTCGCGTCGAGCATGGGCGGCTGCTGGTGTGCAGTATTCCACTCGATCGCCAGTCGCCGGTGACCGAGCAGTTGCGCGAATCGCTGCTGCAGTACGCTGCTGGCGAAGCCGCGCTGCCAATGGCGACGCTCACGCCGCAGCAGGCCGATGCGCTGTGGACGGCGAATATTGCAGAGGCCGAAGCGCCGGGCGAGCGGACTTTCGATCCTGACCTCGACGACGGTTCCGGCGGTAATAAGAAGCCTTGA
- a CDS encoding FecR family protein, whose translation MSRSLELLNAYLDGKELSPAEEQALSQWVNDPDNAKTIVELAIIHSHIQHWMSVPSLFLGCNREAKIHRIDGPELVPCPARPKVHKPRRIANWYLALAASLMLAVVAYRGYPWNTTNNPVPIAAASSSTQPQADFAPEPVVVATVTEALEVRVPDRDVHSGTHIQIDDKLVVESGILAFTTNDGSRMVVEAPAELRFGSARQIFLDSGKLTARVEGGETGLVVVTPTARVIDLGTEFGVAVGPQRDTRVAVYEGVAELYGSAPTDGAAPASRRINAGRAGYVASHGELMWTVQTLPYDREFIRPDEIESIRRARHGSAEATQQVSFFTLQRTPGLLGYQSFDMPSRGERYAFSFKQTIRADQSLVFGGDLSDHHLYSSGSLVVGEDEEVFLDLDTSADSPLARAGVLTEQGHVGRSGSELWLAWKSRTVYPQHLGSQAGLALMFGDQRLVQEPLFFGYSDNRDTLSAVVNIGSRINHMELDADPNTFAIDHLKVDNSVKQWVVQIIFGERSDKVAVWCDVPFANIRETRPFVETMHNNILFDRIQLRTSEGGSPCVFDDIVMASNLEAIASSEALDADFVAIEPVMPTLVMYVRP comes from the coding sequence ATGAGTAGATCTCTCGAACTTCTCAACGCCTATCTCGATGGCAAAGAGCTATCGCCCGCTGAAGAGCAAGCACTGTCGCAGTGGGTTAACGATCCAGACAACGCGAAGACGATCGTCGAGCTGGCGATCATCCATTCGCACATTCAGCACTGGATGTCGGTGCCTAGCTTATTTTTGGGCTGTAATCGCGAAGCCAAGATTCATCGAATCGATGGACCCGAGTTGGTGCCTTGTCCCGCGCGGCCGAAAGTCCACAAACCCCGTCGCATAGCCAACTGGTACCTTGCGCTCGCAGCCAGCCTCATGCTGGCCGTCGTCGCGTATCGCGGATATCCCTGGAATACAACGAATAACCCCGTTCCTATTGCCGCAGCGAGCTCCAGCACTCAACCTCAGGCGGATTTCGCTCCGGAGCCTGTGGTAGTGGCCACCGTGACCGAGGCGCTCGAAGTTCGCGTGCCAGATCGCGACGTTCATAGTGGTACCCATATTCAGATCGACGACAAGTTGGTGGTCGAGTCGGGGATCCTCGCTTTTACCACGAACGATGGAAGTCGCATGGTGGTCGAAGCTCCCGCGGAGTTGCGGTTCGGCAGTGCGCGGCAGATTTTTCTCGACTCCGGCAAGTTAACCGCACGCGTCGAAGGGGGAGAGACCGGACTCGTGGTCGTGACCCCCACCGCCCGCGTGATTGATTTAGGGACTGAGTTCGGCGTAGCCGTTGGTCCGCAGCGAGATACCCGCGTTGCCGTGTATGAGGGAGTCGCCGAACTTTATGGTTCGGCACCGACCGACGGGGCGGCTCCTGCTTCGCGACGCATCAATGCCGGACGGGCTGGGTACGTGGCTAGCCATGGCGAGCTGATGTGGACCGTGCAAACGCTTCCCTACGACCGAGAGTTCATCCGCCCTGACGAAATTGAGTCGATCCGTCGGGCGCGTCATGGTTCGGCCGAGGCTACCCAGCAAGTCAGTTTCTTCACGTTGCAGCGCACTCCCGGACTGTTGGGGTACCAATCGTTCGATATGCCCTCTCGAGGAGAACGTTACGCTTTCTCGTTCAAGCAAACGATTCGAGCGGATCAATCCCTCGTGTTCGGTGGCGATCTCAGCGACCATCACCTGTATTCCTCTGGCTCTTTGGTGGTTGGCGAAGATGAAGAGGTATTTCTCGATCTCGATACTTCAGCCGACTCGCCACTTGCGAGGGCTGGGGTGCTTACGGAACAAGGCCATGTCGGACGTTCCGGCAGCGAGCTTTGGCTCGCCTGGAAATCGCGAACCGTCTACCCACAGCATCTCGGTAGTCAGGCTGGTTTGGCTCTGATGTTTGGCGACCAGCGTCTGGTGCAGGAACCGTTGTTCTTTGGGTATTCCGATAATCGCGATACCTTGTCGGCCGTCGTGAATATCGGCAGCCGAATCAATCACATGGAACTCGATGCCGATCCCAATACGTTTGCGATTGATCACTTGAAGGTCGACAACTCCGTGAAACAATGGGTGGTGCAAATCATCTTTGGCGAGCGGTCCGACAAAGTGGCAGTATGGTGCGACGTACCATTTGCGAACATTCGCGAAACACGTCCGTTTGTCGAAACCATGCATAACAACATTCTCTTCGATCGCATTCAGCTGCGTACGAGCGAAGGGGGATCGCCCTGTGTATTCGACGATATCGTGATGGCCTCGAATCTCGAAGCCATTGCTAGTTCCGAGGCCCTGGATGCCGACTTCGTCGCGATCGAGCCGGTGATGCCGACTCTGGTGATGTACGTTCGCCCGTAG
- a CDS encoding sigma-70 family RNA polymerase sigma factor — MAVDDRNPSERRLDFATQWAESYDRIRAYVRIFVPAWHDAEDVIQETAVAIAKDYEKYDPERPFLEWAVGIARNRVYEYYRRCGRDRRMLFDVETVYKIESTLVELETQVDDYLESLEHCLDSLPKRSHSMLELRYKQSLSTGEIANRLKMTINSVYSRLSQIRMALRNCIHRRLQKTEEPTT; from the coding sequence ATGGCGGTAGACGACCGTAACCCATCCGAGCGCCGTCTCGACTTTGCCACGCAGTGGGCAGAATCGTACGACAGAATCCGCGCGTACGTGCGAATTTTCGTCCCCGCATGGCATGATGCGGAAGACGTGATTCAAGAGACCGCGGTGGCGATCGCCAAGGATTACGAGAAGTACGACCCGGAACGACCTTTTCTCGAATGGGCTGTAGGAATTGCACGCAACCGCGTGTACGAATACTACCGTCGTTGTGGACGTGATCGGCGAATGCTTTTCGATGTCGAAACCGTCTACAAGATCGAAAGCACTCTTGTCGAGTTAGAAACACAAGTCGACGACTACCTGGAATCGCTGGAGCATTGCTTGGACTCTTTGCCGAAACGGTCGCACTCGATGCTTGAGTTGCGCTATAAGCAGAGTTTGAGTACTGGCGAGATCGCCAACCGACTCAAAATGACTATCAACTCCGTCTATTCCCGTCTGTCGCAAATTCGCATGGCGCTGCGCAACTGCATCCATCGGCGACTGCAGAAAACGGAGGAGCCGACTACATGA
- a CDS encoding glycoside hydrolase family 2 protein yields MLTPWGETLDTNQVLPEYPRPQMVRQRWQNLNGQWDFAQTDLSDAKPQEFNESILVPFPVESTLSGVQRAVTPDQAVWYQHEFKADHQPGERLLLHFGAVDWATTVWVNGTEVGRHEGGFDPFSFDITDALAESDVQTVLVRVTDPTNHGDQPHGKQSLEPGGIVYTAVTGIWQTVWLEPVPATRIASLKLTPKVKAGVLEVIAEVAGDTTDDLVLRVTSKTTAGKVIAASGPVGKPLELQVPQARLWSPNDPYLYDLSVEVTTAGPGKYQAIDHVDSYFGMRSVNLFTDSQGQSRIALNGREQFCLGPLDQGWWPDGLYTAPSEEALRWDIETAKKLGFNTLRKHVKVEPSRWYYLCDKLGMLVWQDMPNSDRAIGPNEQDLIRSSDSEQGFRKELQAMIDTLGNHPSIIVWTPFNEGWGQFKTNEIIRWIKDYDPTRLVDGPSGWSDRGEGDLIDMHSYPGPDMHEVGSGRASIIGEFGGLGLVVPDNLWFESGSWGYQTLESQQELENQYQVLLDNVWLLKREGLAAAIYTQLTDVEGEVNGFATYNRRVLKCDPQAITQLNKRLYAPAPNLQVLVPSSQDDSIAGEFWSYTTETPAKDWTAADFDDSKWLRGQAGFGSPNTPGATVRTEWNTSDIWLRKEVEFTAPKNGDSIYFNIHHDEDAEIYINGREVLKLAGFTADYRIVEIPEESRKLLLSGKAVLAVHCHQSIGGQYVDLGLIALHAADDGDELTSNLPDHPSAFGP; encoded by the coding sequence ATGCTCACACCTTGGGGCGAGACGCTCGACACCAATCAGGTGCTACCCGAGTACCCACGCCCCCAAATGGTTCGTCAGCGTTGGCAGAACCTCAACGGCCAGTGGGACTTCGCCCAAACCGATCTAAGTGACGCAAAACCCCAGGAATTCAACGAATCGATCCTGGTTCCGTTCCCCGTAGAATCGACGCTTTCCGGCGTGCAGCGTGCGGTTACCCCCGATCAAGCCGTCTGGTACCAGCACGAGTTCAAAGCCGACCACCAACCAGGCGAACGACTACTGCTTCATTTCGGAGCGGTCGATTGGGCGACCACCGTGTGGGTAAACGGCACCGAAGTCGGGCGGCACGAAGGGGGATTCGATCCCTTCAGCTTCGACATCACCGATGCCCTTGCTGAGTCGGACGTTCAAACCGTTCTTGTTCGGGTAACCGATCCCACCAACCACGGCGATCAACCACATGGTAAGCAATCGCTCGAGCCAGGTGGCATCGTCTACACGGCCGTCACCGGCATCTGGCAGACCGTCTGGCTGGAACCGGTTCCCGCGACTCGTATCGCTTCGCTGAAACTCACTCCTAAGGTGAAGGCCGGCGTGCTCGAAGTGATTGCCGAAGTGGCTGGCGACACAACCGACGACTTGGTGCTTCGAGTCACCAGCAAGACAACCGCTGGAAAGGTGATCGCAGCTAGCGGCCCCGTTGGCAAGCCTCTGGAGCTGCAAGTTCCGCAGGCACGCTTGTGGTCCCCCAACGATCCTTATCTCTACGACTTAAGCGTGGAAGTCACCACCGCTGGCCCTGGTAAGTACCAGGCAATAGACCATGTCGACAGTTACTTCGGCATGCGAAGCGTGAATCTGTTTACCGATTCTCAAGGCCAAAGTCGCATTGCCCTGAACGGCCGCGAACAGTTCTGTCTGGGTCCGCTGGACCAAGGTTGGTGGCCCGATGGTCTCTACACGGCTCCCTCTGAAGAAGCCCTCCGCTGGGATATCGAAACGGCAAAGAAGCTGGGGTTCAACACCTTGCGAAAGCACGTGAAGGTTGAGCCTTCGCGGTGGTATTACCTGTGCGACAAGCTGGGCATGCTCGTCTGGCAAGACATGCCAAATAGCGATCGGGCGATTGGTCCCAACGAGCAAGACCTGATTCGCAGTTCCGATTCGGAGCAGGGATTCCGCAAGGAACTGCAAGCGATGATCGACACGCTTGGCAACCATCCTTCGATCATCGTTTGGACCCCCTTCAACGAAGGTTGGGGGCAGTTCAAAACGAACGAGATTATTCGCTGGATTAAAGATTACGATCCCACCCGCTTAGTCGATGGCCCCAGCGGCTGGAGCGATCGCGGCGAGGGCGATTTGATCGACATGCACAGTTACCCGGGGCCCGACATGCACGAAGTCGGTTCAGGGCGTGCTTCGATTATCGGTGAGTTCGGCGGCCTGGGACTCGTGGTACCAGATAACCTGTGGTTCGAGTCGGGAAGCTGGGGATACCAGACACTCGAATCGCAACAGGAACTCGAAAATCAATATCAGGTGCTTCTCGACAACGTTTGGCTGCTAAAACGCGAAGGGCTTGCTGCGGCGATTTACACGCAATTGACCGACGTCGAAGGCGAAGTGAACGGTTTCGCCACTTACAATCGTCGGGTCTTAAAGTGTGATCCGCAAGCAATCACCCAGCTAAACAAGCGGCTCTACGCTCCTGCCCCCAATTTGCAAGTACTGGTACCAAGTTCACAGGATGATTCGATTGCTGGCGAGTTCTGGAGCTATACCACCGAAACACCTGCCAAAGATTGGACGGCGGCCGACTTCGACGACTCGAAGTGGCTCAGAGGCCAAGCTGGATTCGGTTCGCCCAACACACCAGGGGCAACGGTTCGCACCGAATGGAACACTTCCGACATTTGGCTGCGAAAGGAAGTGGAATTCACCGCACCGAAGAACGGCGATTCGATTTACTTTAATATCCATCATGATGAGGATGCGGAGATCTATATCAATGGCCGAGAGGTCTTGAAACTAGCTGGCTTCACGGCCGATTACCGCATCGTTGAAATTCCTGAAGAGTCTCGTAAACTACTACTATCCGGTAAGGCTGTTCTTGCTGTTCACTGCCACCAATCGATTGGCGGGCAGTATGTCGACCTAGGTCTTATCGCTTTACACGCCGCCGACGACGGCGATGAACTTACTTCTAATCTACCGGACCACCCTTCTGCTTTTGGTCCGTAG
- a CDS encoding LamG domain-containing protein, producing MTCSRMLHASIPFSIALSALLSLVTTAQADLVNRYTFNFANVADSVGGQDGELVDPSNIAYYNDGQVYLTNNNGANSNQDFSNPSTVGAYVNLPNGLISSAANNGDFFEFSLEFWATVEENRDWARLGDFGHSNGGEDVSGSGSESDYLIVVPRTGGNIVDPISGNAGNYFAASTHSLTGQEDFVPDPNGPLSTGVEHHIVVSVDQFDTTAGANGTLNLYLDGSLVSTGPVEDEGFVDFTFIQDVNNWLGRAQWGDALFDGSYNEFSVYSHALDATEVANNYTTGPVVDAPLALPTLYVNREDGTISVANDTGAQLNLLGYTITSASGSLDPISWTSIDSGSFDPNGTWTETSSTEMSIGETGTGDGGQIAAMSDQSIGAAWNVSPYEDLVFTYTLASGSSAAGQVVYTGFDGAIAAADLNADGVLDASDFDAFVANVHTDYTVNSSYESFLHGDLDRDGDTDYYDFRLFKDAYVAANGAEAFAALVSGNSAVPEPASVVLLALCLAPLAYRRG from the coding sequence ATGACTTGCTCTCGTATGCTACATGCTTCCATCCCGTTTTCTATCGCTCTCTCGGCCTTGCTGTCGTTGGTAACAACCGCTCAGGCCGATCTGGTAAACCGCTACACGTTCAACTTTGCGAACGTCGCTGACTCGGTCGGTGGTCAAGACGGCGAACTGGTCGATCCATCGAACATTGCCTATTACAACGATGGTCAGGTCTACTTAACCAACAATAATGGTGCGAACTCGAACCAGGACTTTTCGAATCCCTCGACCGTTGGTGCTTACGTGAATTTGCCGAACGGACTGATCAGCTCGGCAGCCAACAATGGCGACTTCTTCGAGTTCAGCCTCGAGTTCTGGGCCACGGTCGAAGAAAATCGCGACTGGGCACGCCTGGGCGACTTCGGCCATAGCAACGGTGGTGAAGACGTCTCCGGTTCGGGCTCCGAATCCGACTACCTGATCGTCGTACCCCGCACCGGTGGCAATATTGTCGATCCGATTTCGGGCAACGCTGGCAACTACTTTGCCGCATCCACTCACTCGCTCACTGGCCAAGAAGACTTCGTTCCCGATCCCAATGGCCCACTCAGCACTGGTGTCGAGCATCATATCGTTGTGTCGGTGGACCAGTTCGATACCACCGCTGGTGCCAATGGAACGCTTAACCTGTACCTTGATGGCTCGCTTGTTTCCACCGGTCCGGTCGAAGACGAAGGTTTTGTCGACTTCACCTTCATTCAAGATGTGAACAACTGGCTTGGTCGCGCCCAATGGGGCGACGCGTTGTTCGACGGCAGCTACAACGAGTTCAGCGTTTACAGTCACGCCCTCGACGCCACGGAAGTTGCCAATAACTACACTACTGGTCCGGTGGTTGATGCTCCTCTAGCGTTGCCTACCCTTTATGTCAATCGCGAAGATGGCACCATCTCGGTAGCGAACGACACCGGCGCCCAACTCAACCTGCTTGGCTATACCATCACCTCCGCTTCGGGCTCGCTTGATCCCATCTCGTGGACCTCCATCGATTCCGGCTCGTTCGATCCGAACGGCACCTGGACCGAAACCTCCAGCACCGAGATGTCGATCGGCGAAACTGGCACCGGCGACGGTGGCCAGATTGCTGCGATGAGCGATCAGTCGATTGGTGCTGCGTGGAACGTGTCGCCTTACGAAGACCTGGTATTCACTTACACGCTTGCTAGCGGTTCGAGTGCTGCTGGCCAGGTCGTATACACCGGCTTTGATGGTGCGATTGCCGCGGCCGACCTGAATGCCGACGGAGTGCTCGACGCCAGCGACTTCGACGCCTTTGTGGCTAACGTTCATACGGACTACACCGTGAACTCCAGCTACGAGAGCTTCCTTCACGGCGACCTCGATCGCGATGGCGATACCGATTACTACGATTTCCGTCTCTTCAAAGACGCCTATGTGGCCGCTAACGGCGCAGAGGCTTTTGCCGCACTCGTGAGTGGGAACTCGGCAGTGCCAGAACCCGCCAGCGTGGTGCTCCTCGCACTCTGCTTGGCTCCTTTGGCCTACCGCCGCGGTTAA
- a CDS encoding PEP-CTERM sorting domain-containing protein, which produces MITQRFTKCVGLCATLTFFSMAWLSTTVQADTVAYWRFENGTADENVEHIAVDGNTYSADVPDVSGNGNDLSAWVTGDFAGFAYRSDVASSTIAATGETNNLSVQNTGSSPGMFTGATGIQTIAPAQFSVEASIKLENGGYRTFIGRDSQGVATDNPDVAAVYFQLLPSNALAFKFADQDGYFHEAISQPGIVDTWQFGEDDPALADWYHAAAVSDGSTLSVYLSNGTEGTGYQLVAQTDLTASGSTNTGLTAGAGDGGDWDAGNWTVGRGMYGGGHGDRAYGYIDEVRISDDAVSISNLLHFQSGQNLQIDVDTTSGAVTLRNESPSAITLDYYEITSESGALSVANWNSLEDQGIVANTPGDFNSDGEVNLGDYTVWRDNLGSTYSQADYDVWKANFGTVASGGGWAEAGGSDANILSELLLEAAGTSMQPGTSYSLGNIYNTAMGGEDLSFTYGRPGSGQFIGGVNYISGSLSTASVPEPSTIALLATGLLGLFYRRSR; this is translated from the coding sequence ATGATCACTCAACGATTCACCAAATGCGTTGGCCTCTGTGCCACCTTAACGTTCTTCAGCATGGCCTGGCTCTCAACCACGGTTCAAGCCGACACGGTCGCTTACTGGCGGTTCGAAAACGGCACTGCCGACGAGAATGTGGAACACATCGCGGTCGATGGCAACACCTACTCGGCCGACGTTCCCGACGTTTCGGGCAACGGCAATGATCTGTCTGCCTGGGTTACCGGCGACTTCGCCGGCTTCGCCTATCGCAGCGATGTCGCCTCGTCGACCATTGCCGCTACCGGCGAAACCAACAATCTGAGCGTGCAAAACACCGGTAGCTCTCCTGGCATGTTTACCGGTGCCACTGGTATCCAAACGATCGCTCCCGCTCAGTTCAGCGTGGAAGCCTCGATCAAGCTAGAAAATGGCGGCTACCGCACGTTTATTGGCCGCGACAGCCAGGGCGTTGCCACCGACAATCCGGATGTTGCCGCAGTCTATTTCCAACTGCTTCCAAGCAATGCTCTGGCCTTCAAGTTTGCCGATCAAGATGGCTATTTCCACGAAGCCATTTCACAACCCGGTATTGTCGACACCTGGCAATTTGGTGAAGACGATCCCGCCTTAGCAGATTGGTACCACGCCGCCGCGGTGAGTGATGGCAGCACACTCTCGGTCTATCTGTCAAATGGGACAGAGGGCACAGGCTATCAGCTTGTTGCTCAGACCGATCTCACCGCGAGCGGCAGTACCAACACTGGACTCACGGCCGGTGCTGGTGATGGTGGCGACTGGGATGCCGGCAACTGGACTGTCGGACGCGGCATGTACGGTGGTGGTCATGGCGACCGTGCTTATGGCTACATCGACGAAGTTCGCATTAGCGACGACGCGGTTTCGATCAGCAACCTGTTGCACTTCCAAAGTGGTCAGAATCTGCAGATCGATGTCGACACCACCAGCGGTGCGGTCACCCTCCGCAACGAGTCGCCTTCCGCCATCACGCTTGATTACTACGAAATCACCAGTGAATCCGGCGCATTGTCGGTAGCCAACTGGAATAGCCTGGAAGACCAAGGCATCGTGGCCAACACCCCTGGCGACTTCAACAGCGATGGCGAAGTGAACCTGGGCGACTACACCGTATGGCGCGACAACCTTGGCAGCACCTACTCGCAAGCCGACTACGACGTGTGGAAGGCCAACTTCGGCACTGTTGCCTCTGGTGGCGGTTGGGCCGAAGCAGGTGGTTCGGATGCTAACATCCTCTCCGAATTATTGCTCGAAGCAGCCGGCACCTCAATGCAACCCGGCACCTCATATTCCCTCGGTAACATCTACAACACCGCCATGGGTGGCGAAGACCTGAGCTTCACTTACGGTCGCCCTGGTTCTGGCCAGTTCATTGGTGGTGTGAATTACATATCTGGCTCGCTTAGCACTGCCTCGGTTCCCGAACCCAGCACGATTGCCTTGTTGGCAACTGGTTTGTTGGGCTTGTTCTACCGCCGCAGTCGCTAG